CCGGAAAACGTGGGAGTTTGAAGTCGCTGCATCAACCGATGAGACCTATTTTTTAAGGTGCATGATCGGAGCCTACATCTCCGGATATACAGTTATGAAAATATGGGCACATGGCAGGCTTCCTGCGTTTGCGAGTGTAAAGGTGCGTGAATTTACATCAATGGCTATCGGGCAGGAGGTTGTGGATGAGACTGACACAACAATAGAGATTAAAGACCTCCTCAATCCCTCCGAGATGCCGCTTAACAATACACTCTCAAGAATGTCAGTCATTGTAATGAAGATGCACCAGGATGCCATGGAGGCATTCAAAAATAATGACCGCAGTCTTGCAGACAATGTGGTACTGAGAGACAATGACGTTGACAGGCTCCACTGGCTGATTGCAAGACAGTCCAATCTGCTGTTAAATGATATAAATCTTGGAAGAAAGATGGAGATTTCAAATGATCTGGCTGTAAGCTACTTCCTTACAAGCAGAATCATTGAAAGAGTTGGGGATCATGCAAGCAGGATTGCAAAAAATTCAAAATATCTTGATTCGGGAGAG
The sequence above is a segment of the Methanoplanus limicola DSM 2279 genome. Coding sequences within it:
- a CDS encoding phosphate uptake regulator PhoU is translated as MSGGSSYIVSLPKDWIIKSRIKKNDPVGLIEQDDGTILITPNTSGEQIRKTWEFEVAASTDETYFLRCMIGAYISGYTVMKIWAHGRLPAFASVKVREFTSMAIGQEVVDETDTTIEIKDLLNPSEMPLNNTLSRMSVIVMKMHQDAMEAFKNNDRSLADNVVLRDNDVDRLHWLIARQSNLLLNDINLGRKMEISNDLAVSYFLTSRIIERVGDHASRIAKNSKYLDSGELSPELIEQISKTGINANNVFRKSVDSFFNGDIKAANELIDMTGYNAEVCREINDIALTYDASVATHLVSISDSIRRVVDYSADICENVINHHI